The Sinomicrobium kalidii genome contains a region encoding:
- a CDS encoding glycoside hydrolase family 43 protein, with protein MNLTNPVFGISAFILLLFLLTTCNAQQPDPPGQVTEGGKAKNQAYLFAHMTHEDYGRLYYSVSTDGLHWYQLNNGERVFKDYQGHPDIVKGPDGRYFIAGNTSDASPDINIWVSDDLVSWKKHAVYTPDLKSTPGYGEALQRIGAPKLFYDKTSGKFIMTWHTPHKEGTQEDPERYWASQRTLYVLSEDLKTFEGPPRKLFSWEFGTIDVIIRKVKDTYYAILKDETYPTLYWSTGKTIRIARSDTLLGPYSLPQDPISPNFREAPALIPSPDGNIWYLYYEQYPGVSYGLSIADHLNGPWYQASGYTFFSDWDKYSLPPKVRHGCMLPISKKEYNILVKKFGIEKNRK; from the coding sequence ATGAATCTCACAAACCCGGTCTTCGGCATATCGGCCTTTATACTGTTACTGTTTCTGCTTACCACCTGTAATGCCCAGCAGCCCGATCCCCCGGGACAGGTAACGGAAGGGGGAAAAGCGAAGAACCAGGCCTATCTTTTTGCCCATATGACGCACGAAGATTACGGTCGCCTGTATTATTCCGTCAGCACGGACGGGTTGCATTGGTATCAACTGAACAACGGAGAACGGGTCTTCAAAGATTACCAGGGCCATCCCGATATTGTAAAAGGCCCGGACGGCCGTTATTTTATTGCGGGAAACACCAGCGATGCTTCTCCCGATATCAATATCTGGGTATCGGACGACCTCGTTTCCTGGAAAAAACACGCGGTCTACACCCCCGATTTAAAAAGTACCCCGGGCTACGGTGAAGCCCTGCAAAGGATAGGTGCGCCCAAACTGTTTTACGACAAGACTTCGGGGAAATTCATAATGACCTGGCACACGCCCCACAAGGAAGGTACCCAAGAAGACCCGGAAAGGTACTGGGCGAGCCAGCGCACCCTCTACGTACTTTCGGAAGACCTGAAAACATTCGAAGGACCTCCCCGTAAATTATTCAGCTGGGAATTCGGCACTATCGATGTTATTATCCGGAAAGTGAAAGACACCTATTACGCCATTTTAAAAGACGAGACCTACCCTACCCTTTACTGGTCTACCGGAAAAACCATACGTATTGCACGTTCGGATACCCTGCTCGGGCCTTATTCCCTTCCGCAGGACCCGATAAGTCCCAATTTCAGGGAAGCTCCTGCACTGATCCCCTCACCCGACGGAAACATATGGTATCTGTATTACGAACAGTATCCGGGCGTTTCCTACGGCCTTTCCATTGCAGACCACCTGAACGGCCCCTGGTACCAGGCCTCCGGATACACTTTTTTCAGTGACTGGGACAAATACAGCCTTCCCCCGAAAGTAAGGCACGGGTGCATGTTGCCTATTTCAAAAAAAGAATACAATATATTGGTAAAAAAATTCGGAATAGAAAAAAACAGGAAATGA
- a CDS encoding SusC/RagA family TonB-linked outer membrane protein, translating to MKHLPKLSLLLICLCSVSLWGQERIVTGEVYDAEGVPLPGVSVFIKNTTTGTETDFDGRFTIQVPEQDNTVLVFSSLGFIRQEVAVGDKTSLVITLQTDVEGLDEVVVVGYGTQKRGNLTGAVSTIEPEILDSRPITDVARGLQGVSPGLTITTPSGQIGESPLIKLRGNVGTLGNPGGAQPLILVDNVEVPDLQSINPQDIENISVLKDAASTSIYGARAAWGVILITTKNGKRNAAPTVSYSNNFSWATPTSTPKIAPAAEGAEMAFAAVNRRIPSLDVFSIVGMSVDQLAIEKMREWEEQYGGQDLGMEMVEGRDFERRDGRLFFYRSWDPRKLFMRDWAPQQKHDLSVSGGSENTNYYLGLGYLGQEGVLKANPDQFDRYNLNLSVNTRINDWLSVRGKVLHSNTKLTTPFYFTSATYDPWYYVTRWPAHYPYGTFEGKPFRNHISEVEQAKLNETNHSLSRVNLGGTISPLEGLTVNFDYTHDRTEQHEHQTGGVLHAYNFWATGPDLKYEAYSSPSYNRVQYESAWSRRNTAKAFATYTTDYGDHSLKFILGGDLEEYEYWSHYSQKRNLLDPDQGELPLATGDMFVGGERNKWTTLGAFARINYSYKEKYLLELNGRYDGSSRLSINEKWAFFPSMSVGYVISKEDYMDFAAPTLSFLKIRASYGEVGNQDARLGNIYRVMPTYNSNWVIDGQNIPTAGTPGALPASLTWETVTTFDIGVDVRFFQDKLGATFDWYNRTVSDMHSDGITLPSSFGTASPKRNYGELQTKGWELAVDFRHTFANGLRINAMATLSDFKEKITRFANTTKGINSNYEGKMLGEIWGYETDRYFTEDDFDADGNLKAGIASQEIFEDNGWFHYGPGDVKYKDLDGDGVIDYGSRTVGDSGDMKVIGNTTPRYQYGIQLGAGWKGFDLNIFMQGVGKRDFWANGPIVIPGYRYGEGWYEHQLDYWTPDNPDARYPRPNDQQQSNDAMNFLPQTKYLLDLSYLRMKNITLGYTIPSGLTDKLGMNTARVYFSGENLFEFEDIGVPIDPEIDYTQAGRNDSNTFARVYPFRRSLSFGVQLTF from the coding sequence CCCTCGTTATTACACTCCAGACCGATGTTGAAGGTCTGGACGAGGTCGTTGTTGTGGGATACGGTACCCAAAAACGGGGCAACCTTACCGGGGCGGTATCCACCATAGAACCGGAAATACTGGATTCAAGGCCCATAACAGATGTCGCCAGGGGATTACAGGGCGTGAGTCCCGGCCTTACCATTACCACACCCAGCGGACAAATAGGGGAGAGTCCGTTGATAAAACTCCGCGGAAATGTCGGTACACTGGGAAACCCCGGCGGTGCACAGCCCCTTATCCTGGTCGATAACGTGGAAGTGCCGGACCTGCAATCCATAAACCCGCAGGATATCGAGAATATCTCGGTGCTGAAAGATGCGGCTTCGACTTCCATATACGGGGCGAGGGCTGCATGGGGAGTGATACTTATCACCACTAAAAACGGTAAGCGGAATGCCGCGCCTACCGTGTCGTATTCAAACAATTTTTCGTGGGCAACTCCCACCTCAACCCCGAAAATAGCCCCCGCGGCTGAAGGCGCCGAAATGGCCTTTGCAGCGGTAAACCGAAGAATCCCTTCGCTCGATGTCTTCAGCATTGTGGGGATGTCCGTAGACCAGCTCGCCATTGAAAAGATGCGCGAATGGGAAGAACAGTATGGCGGCCAGGACCTGGGTATGGAAATGGTGGAAGGCAGGGACTTCGAACGCAGGGACGGAAGGCTGTTCTTTTACCGTTCGTGGGACCCCCGGAAACTGTTTATGCGGGACTGGGCCCCGCAACAGAAACACGACCTTTCCGTATCCGGGGGAAGTGAAAATACGAATTACTACCTGGGACTGGGATACCTGGGGCAGGAAGGCGTCCTGAAAGCCAACCCGGACCAGTTTGACAGGTATAACTTAAACTTAAGTGTCAATACCCGGATAAACGACTGGCTGAGCGTAAGGGGAAAGGTGCTGCATTCCAACACCAAGCTTACAACGCCTTTCTATTTTACCAGCGCTACCTACGATCCCTGGTATTATGTGACCCGCTGGCCCGCACATTATCCTTACGGAACTTTTGAAGGCAAACCCTTCCGGAACCATATCTCGGAAGTGGAACAGGCCAAATTGAATGAAACCAACCATTCACTGTCGCGCGTAAACCTCGGGGGGACCATCAGTCCGCTGGAAGGACTTACCGTTAACTTCGATTATACTCACGACCGTACGGAACAGCATGAACATCAGACCGGGGGTGTTCTGCATGCTTATAACTTCTGGGCCACGGGCCCCGACCTCAAATACGAAGCCTACAGCAGTCCTTCGTACAACCGGGTACAGTACGAATCGGCATGGAGCCGCCGGAATACGGCCAAGGCTTTTGCCACCTATACCACCGATTACGGGGACCATTCGCTCAAGTTTATCCTCGGGGGCGACCTGGAGGAATATGAATACTGGTCGCACTATTCCCAGAAGCGAAACCTGCTGGACCCCGATCAGGGCGAACTCCCCCTGGCCACCGGGGATATGTTTGTGGGCGGGGAAAGGAACAAATGGACCACCCTGGGAGCCTTCGCCCGTATCAATTATTCGTATAAAGAGAAGTATTTACTGGAACTCAATGGACGTTATGACGGATCGTCCCGTTTGTCCATCAATGAAAAATGGGCTTTTTTCCCGTCCATGTCCGTGGGATATGTGATCAGCAAGGAAGATTATATGGATTTTGCCGCACCCACACTGTCCTTTCTGAAGATCAGGGCTTCCTACGGGGAAGTGGGGAACCAGGACGCACGCCTGGGCAATATTTACCGGGTAATGCCCACCTACAATTCCAACTGGGTGATCGACGGCCAGAATATCCCGACGGCGGGAACTCCCGGTGCCCTTCCCGCATCGCTTACCTGGGAGACGGTCACTACCTTCGACATAGGTGTGGATGTACGTTTTTTTCAGGACAAACTGGGAGCTACTTTCGACTGGTATAACCGGACCGTAAGTGATATGCACAGCGACGGGATTACGTTGCCTTCTTCCTTCGGTACGGCATCCCCGAAGCGGAATTACGGCGAATTGCAGACCAAAGGATGGGAACTGGCTGTCGATTTCAGGCATACTTTTGCCAACGGGCTACGTATCAATGCCATGGCCACATTGTCTGACTTTAAGGAAAAGATCACCAGGTTTGCCAATACCACAAAAGGCATCAATTCCAATTACGAAGGAAAAATGCTCGGGGAAATTTGGGGATATGAAACGGACCGGTACTTTACGGAAGATGATTTCGACGCCGACGGCAATTTAAAGGCGGGCATTGCCTCACAGGAAATATTCGAGGATAACGGCTGGTTTCACTACGGCCCCGGAGATGTCAAATACAAGGACCTGGACGGGGACGGTGTCATAGATTACGGTTCCCGGACCGTAGGCGATTCCGGGGATATGAAGGTGATAGGCAATACTACCCCGAGATATCAGTACGGCATTCAGCTCGGTGCAGGGTGGAAAGGCTTTGACCTCAATATTTTTATGCAGGGGGTGGGAAAACGTGATTTCTGGGCCAATGGCCCCATTGTGATCCCCGGTTACCGGTATGGCGAAGGATGGTACGAGCATCAGCTTGATTACTGGACCCCGGACAACCCCGATGCACGCTACCCGAGACCCAACGACCAGCAACAGTCTAACGATGCCATGAATTTCCTGCCCCAGACCAAATATCTCCTTGACCTGTCGTACCTGCGGATGAAGAATATAACCCTCGGGTATACCATTCCGTCCGGGCTTACCGATAAACTCGGCATGAATACCGCACGCGTTTATTTCAGCGGGGAAAACCTGTTTGAATTCGAGGATATCGGGGTGCCCATCGATCCGGAAATAGACTATACGCAGGCCGGGAGGAACGACAGCAACACTTTTGCCCGCGTTTACCCCTTTAGAAGGTCATTATCCTTTGGCGTACAATTAACCTTTTAA
- a CDS encoding glycoside hydrolase family 43 protein: MRLYVHILLLLFSGYSIGQDSSPGKEKDPTFRNPVIAKNFPDPTVIRALNGWYYAYATNTTVNEKPLNIQVLKSKDLLHWQSCGDALPEKPRWASSDFWAPHVTYNPRNNKYYLYYSGESDREDTGKCLGVAVSDTPEGPYTDKGEPLLCGKGFVNIDPMVFRDPDSGKTFMYWGSGFESIKVRELSGNLLDFKADSAVTALIPPVTNDDPDNYERLVEGAWLTKHGKFYYLFYSGDNCCGKNAHYAVMVARSEHPVGPFEKYKNPRGNPVILEQNDRWLAPGHNSVVADDSGQQWIMYHAIDRQHPEKGRVFLMDRITYRNGWPEIGNDTPSTTPVKTPKIK; encoded by the coding sequence ATGAGATTGTATGTTCATATACTGCTCCTTCTCTTCAGCGGATATAGTATCGGCCAGGACAGCTCACCGGGTAAGGAGAAAGACCCGACATTCCGTAACCCGGTCATAGCAAAGAATTTTCCGGACCCGACGGTGATCAGGGCCCTTAACGGATGGTATTATGCCTATGCCACCAATACCACCGTGAACGAAAAGCCCCTGAACATCCAGGTTTTAAAGTCAAAAGACCTTTTGCACTGGCAATCCTGCGGAGATGCCCTCCCCGAAAAACCACGCTGGGCATCTTCGGATTTCTGGGCGCCCCATGTCACCTACAATCCGCGCAATAATAAATACTACCTCTATTACTCCGGGGAATCTGACAGAGAAGACACGGGAAAATGCCTTGGTGTTGCCGTTTCCGATACCCCAGAAGGCCCTTACACGGATAAAGGGGAACCTCTATTATGCGGAAAAGGATTCGTAAACATAGACCCGATGGTATTCCGGGACCCGGATTCCGGAAAAACATTTATGTACTGGGGTTCCGGATTCGAAAGCATCAAAGTCCGTGAACTCTCCGGTAACCTGTTAGATTTCAAGGCCGATTCAGCCGTTACCGCTTTGATCCCGCCGGTAACAAACGATGACCCGGATAATTATGAAAGGCTGGTGGAAGGAGCATGGCTGACAAAACACGGAAAGTTCTATTACCTGTTCTATTCCGGCGATAATTGCTGTGGCAAAAATGCCCATTATGCCGTGATGGTAGCCCGGTCGGAACATCCCGTCGGACCTTTCGAAAAGTATAAGAACCCACGGGGAAACCCCGTTATTCTCGAACAAAACGACCGGTGGCTTGCACCGGGACACAATTCGGTCGTTGCGGACGATTCCGGGCAACAGTGGATCATGTACCACGCCATAGACAGGCAGCATCCGGAGAAAGGAAGGGTTTTTCTTATGGACAGGATCACCTATCGCAACGGATGGCCGGAAATCGGGAATGACACTCCTTCTACAACACCTGTTAAAACACCCAAAATCAAATAG
- a CDS encoding glycoside hydrolase family 43 protein, whose product MKEKIIVVMLLIGGCLSAQQKTFTNPILPSGADPYSTYHNGYYYYTHTLGDKLMLWKTRNLADLKNAESKLIWTPPEGTPYSKDIWAPEFHIIDGKWYVYFAADDGDNNNHRMYVLENQSEDPFTGKWEFKGKVSAWPDRWAIDGNVFKYKGTLYMIWSGWEGDTNGQQNIYIARMKNPWTIDGKRVLIAEPTYAWEKQGDLDDAANPPHVNVNEGPQYLEHNGKIFIVFSASGCWTDYYALGLLSLEGEDILDPSSWKKHPEPVFTKSEENSVYAPGHNSFFKSPDGTEDWILYHANANPGDGCGGKRSPRMQKIRWNEDGTPRPGSPVSEKTVLKIPSEK is encoded by the coding sequence ATGAAAGAGAAAATAATAGTTGTAATGCTCCTTATCGGTGGCTGTCTTTCCGCTCAACAGAAAACGTTCACCAACCCGATTTTACCTTCGGGGGCAGATCCCTACAGTACGTATCACAACGGGTATTATTACTATACCCATACCCTCGGTGACAAACTGATGCTCTGGAAAACCAGAAACCTGGCCGACCTTAAAAATGCGGAAAGTAAACTCATATGGACCCCGCCGGAAGGCACCCCGTACTCCAAAGACATCTGGGCCCCGGAATTTCATATTATCGACGGGAAGTGGTATGTCTATTTTGCGGCAGATGACGGCGACAACAACAATCACCGCATGTATGTACTGGAAAACCAATCGGAAGACCCTTTTACGGGGAAATGGGAATTCAAGGGAAAAGTTTCTGCCTGGCCCGACCGGTGGGCTATTGACGGCAACGTTTTTAAATACAAGGGCACACTCTATATGATCTGGTCCGGATGGGAAGGCGATACCAACGGGCAGCAGAATATCTATATCGCCAGGATGAAAAACCCGTGGACCATCGACGGAAAACGCGTTTTGATCGCCGAACCCACCTATGCCTGGGAAAAGCAGGGCGACCTTGATGATGCTGCCAATCCGCCCCATGTCAATGTCAATGAAGGTCCCCAATACCTCGAACACAACGGAAAGATATTCATTGTGTTCTCCGCAAGCGGATGCTGGACCGATTATTACGCTTTGGGCCTGCTGAGCCTTGAAGGTGAAGACATTCTTGACCCTTCATCCTGGAAAAAACACCCGGAACCCGTTTTTACAAAATCGGAGGAAAACTCGGTCTATGCCCCCGGACATAATTCCTTTTTTAAATCCCCGGACGGTACGGAAGACTGGATACTCTATCACGCCAATGCCAACCCGGGTGACGGTTGCGGGGGAAAACGCTCCCCGAGAATGCAGAAAATCCGCTGGAACGAAGACGGAACACCCCGTCCCGGTAGCCCCGTTTCCGAAAAAACGGTCCTCAAAATACCTTCTGAAAAATAA
- a CDS encoding glycoside hydrolase family 10 protein, whose translation MAYNKKLYRYIYRSVLLYLLLVTGCKSALNTTSPVSGRGGEIPYNIEEFRAAWVATVANINWPGKPGLPVNVQREEAIKILDFLESHNFNAVVLQVRPQADALYRSELEPWSYYLTGEQGVPPAPFYDPLEFWIEEAHKRGLELHAWLNPYRAHHTESKGISEKSVVKTRPGLVIKLANGMWWMDPGLEETREHSLAVIMDIVNRYDIDGIHFDDYFYPYDSYNNGKDFPDDKSWQQYKDSGGKLSRGDWRRDNVNSFIKKVYREIKKEKPYVKFGLSPFGIWRPGYPESVTGYDQYEKLYADARLWLNEGWIDYFSPQLYWKISQIGQSFPELLRWWAKENTRGRHLWPGIKIDRGGGRDNATEVVNQIMITRGILQESKGTVHWSIGPLMKYDTLSKKLVEGPYRNKALVPASPWLDSEPPKPPELNVFRKKGKVYATWTHPGRAGIFKWVLYYQYRDEKWKHTILTKEHSTQVFDHLSDEGNPLLFVGMTAVDRSGNQSVFIKMKTD comes from the coding sequence ATGGCATACAACAAAAAGCTTTACCGTTATATTTACAGGTCCGTACTCCTGTACCTTCTCCTGGTTACGGGATGTAAATCCGCTCTTAATACTACAAGTCCCGTTTCGGGCCGGGGAGGTGAAATACCGTATAATATAGAAGAATTCAGGGCGGCATGGGTAGCTACGGTGGCCAATATAAACTGGCCCGGTAAGCCGGGATTGCCCGTAAATGTACAGCGGGAGGAAGCTATAAAAATCCTGGACTTCCTGGAAAGTCATAATTTTAACGCTGTGGTATTGCAGGTACGTCCCCAGGCCGATGCCTTGTACAGGAGCGAACTGGAACCCTGGTCCTATTACCTCACAGGAGAACAGGGCGTGCCCCCGGCCCCGTTTTACGATCCCCTGGAATTCTGGATAGAAGAGGCCCATAAGCGGGGACTGGAACTGCACGCATGGCTTAACCCCTACAGGGCACACCATACGGAAAGCAAGGGCATCAGTGAAAAATCCGTGGTCAAAACAAGGCCCGGACTTGTGATTAAACTGGCCAACGGGATGTGGTGGATGGACCCGGGACTGGAAGAGACCCGCGAACATTCGCTGGCCGTCATTATGGATATCGTTAACAGGTATGATATTGACGGCATACACTTCGACGACTATTTTTATCCTTATGATTCCTATAATAACGGTAAGGATTTTCCCGATGATAAAAGCTGGCAGCAGTATAAAGACTCCGGCGGAAAATTATCGCGGGGCGACTGGCGAAGGGACAATGTCAACAGCTTCATCAAAAAAGTGTACCGGGAAATAAAAAAGGAAAAACCGTATGTGAAATTCGGACTGAGCCCTTTCGGTATATGGCGACCGGGGTATCCCGAATCGGTAACAGGGTATGACCAGTACGAAAAACTTTATGCCGATGCCAGGCTGTGGCTGAATGAAGGATGGATTGACTATTTTTCTCCCCAATTATACTGGAAGATCAGTCAGATCGGCCAGAGTTTTCCCGAACTCCTGAGATGGTGGGCAAAGGAAAATACCCGTGGCAGGCATTTGTGGCCGGGTATAAAAATAGACCGGGGCGGGGGAAGGGATAACGCTACGGAAGTTGTTAACCAGATCATGATCACCCGTGGCATTCTTCAAGAGAGTAAGGGTACCGTACACTGGAGCATAGGCCCGCTCATGAAATACGATACCCTGTCAAAAAAACTGGTCGAAGGCCCATACAGGAACAAGGCCCTGGTTCCGGCAAGCCCCTGGCTGGACAGTGAACCTCCGAAACCTCCGGAATTAAACGTCTTCCGAAAAAAAGGAAAGGTATATGCGACCTGGACACACCCCGGGAGAGCCGGTATTTTTAAATGGGTACTCTATTACCAATACCGGGATGAGAAATGGAAACACACCATCCTTACAAAAGAGCACAGCACACAGGTCTTCGATCACTTGTCAGATGAAGGAAACCCCTTACTTTTTGTCGGTATGACCGCTGTGGACCGTTCCGGAAATCAGAGCGTGTTTATTAAAATGAAAACGGACTAA
- a CDS encoding RagB/SusD family nutrient uptake outer membrane protein, translating into MKTATKIFTILLMSIGMAGCDDDFLEVPPQDQLIDESYWKSEENVRTFAYGFYTNNFVGYGSGYAWGNYFSGQSLNDDFAPSNPPVFTQQVPTSGGGWTFAWVRKANIFINRVQEVPMEEEAINHWTGVGRFFRALEYFYLVKRFGDVPYYDRELSEDDTEALYKERDDRTFVMDRMLEDFRFAAENVRESVENNGQEVNRSVILAYMSRVFLFEGTWQKYHADNSSKAAEYLEAAKWAAEQVMNSGKFSLGNYREVFNSLSLSNNPEVILYREYEAGILTHALNSYNNKEPQTGVSKDAVETYLMSDGLPIEVSPLYQGDRGIENVMADRDPRIYETLVPYELRINGVASNYSTTGYATHKFLNESIADDPMGSSNLNPTDAPVIRYGEVLMNYAEAAAELASVGGPAFSQADLDKSVNVLRDRPGVALPHLEIAGGQPAVNGVVYSDPRRDPDVPAMIWEIRRERRTELMMEGFRLEDLERWKKLEYTDMVQQTDINRGAWIKKSDYPESNLESLVLTDGEEGYIIPASAGESQREFTDPRVYLEPIPLDQITLYGDNGAELEQNPGW; encoded by the coding sequence ATGAAAACTGCAACTAAAATATTCACGATACTATTGATGTCGATCGGTATGGCCGGCTGCGACGACGATTTCCTGGAAGTCCCGCCGCAGGATCAGCTCATTGACGAATCTTACTGGAAAAGTGAGGAGAATGTAAGAACTTTTGCCTATGGATTTTACACCAACAATTTTGTAGGGTATGGTTCGGGGTATGCATGGGGAAATTATTTTTCAGGCCAGTCCCTTAATGATGATTTTGCACCGTCCAATCCACCTGTATTTACACAACAAGTGCCTACCTCAGGAGGAGGATGGACTTTTGCCTGGGTACGGAAGGCCAATATCTTTATAAACCGGGTACAGGAGGTCCCTATGGAAGAAGAAGCCATAAATCACTGGACGGGTGTAGGACGTTTTTTCCGGGCCCTGGAATACTTTTATCTGGTGAAACGGTTCGGGGATGTCCCTTATTACGACCGGGAACTCTCCGAAGATGATACCGAAGCCCTCTACAAGGAAAGGGACGACCGTACTTTTGTAATGGACAGGATGCTTGAGGATTTCCGCTTTGCTGCCGAAAATGTCCGTGAAAGTGTTGAAAACAACGGGCAGGAAGTGAACAGGAGTGTGATCCTCGCTTATATGTCACGCGTATTCCTGTTTGAAGGGACCTGGCAGAAATACCATGCGGATAACAGTTCAAAAGCGGCAGAATACCTGGAAGCTGCAAAATGGGCTGCAGAACAGGTAATGAATTCAGGGAAGTTCTCCCTGGGGAATTACCGGGAAGTGTTCAATTCCCTGAGCCTTTCCAATAATCCGGAAGTCATACTCTATCGCGAATACGAAGCGGGTATACTCACCCATGCCCTCAACAGCTATAACAACAAGGAGCCCCAGACCGGGGTTTCGAAGGATGCCGTGGAAACCTACCTGATGAGTGACGGCCTCCCCATTGAGGTCTCCCCGCTGTACCAGGGCGACCGGGGCATTGAAAACGTGATGGCCGACAGGGACCCGCGTATATACGAAACCCTGGTTCCCTATGAATTGCGGATCAACGGTGTGGCGTCCAATTACTCCACTACGGGATATGCCACACATAAATTCCTGAACGAATCCATTGCAGACGACCCCATGGGAAGTTCGAACCTCAATCCCACCGATGCGCCCGTAATCCGCTACGGGGAAGTCCTGATGAACTATGCCGAAGCTGCGGCAGAACTCGCTTCTGTCGGCGGCCCCGCATTTTCACAGGCAGACCTGGACAAATCGGTAAATGTGTTGCGCGACAGGCCGGGGGTAGCCCTTCCCCATCTGGAAATAGCAGGCGGGCAGCCCGCAGTTAACGGAGTGGTGTACAGCGATCCCCGAAGGGACCCCGATGTTCCTGCCATGATCTGGGAAATACGCCGGGAGCGAAGAACAGAGCTGATGATGGAAGGGTTCCGCCTGGAAGACCTCGAACGGTGGAAAAAACTGGAATACACCGATATGGTACAACAAACCGATATCAACCGGGGGGCCTGGATAAAGAAATCGGATTACCCGGAGAGCAACCTGGAGAGCCTGGTGCTGACCGATGGGGAAGAAGGCTATATCATCCCGGCTTCGGCCGGTGAATCACAAAGAGAGTTTACCGATCCGCGTGTATACCTGGAACCGATCCCGCTGGACCAGATCACCCTGTACGGCGATAACGGAGCGGAACTGGAACAAAACCCGGGTTGGTAG
- a CDS encoding glycoside hydrolase family 43 protein, producing the protein MHHWKYIVLSFMLSVKISAQETEKNQVYLADPTIFKDNGIYYLYGTKNDPRIEGEGFLVYTSKDLKNWRGPAGVKEGFALKKGDAFGTKGFWAPQVFKYKSKYYMAYTANEHIAIATANSPLGPFTNDKTALEAPIKQIDPFVFFDNGKVYMYHVRLQQGNRIFVAEMTKDLKQIKPETLKECINAREDWENTENAEWPVSEGPTVMKKGNLYYLLYSANDFRNPDYAVGYAVSDNPLGPWKKAGENPIISTGNTGQPGTGHGDIITDGNGSMYYVLHTHYSDKKVHPRKTALVKLLFKDNKFKIDPGSFRWIGL; encoded by the coding sequence ATGCACCACTGGAAATATATCGTATTATCGTTTATGCTTTCCGTAAAAATATCGGCACAGGAAACAGAGAAAAACCAGGTCTACCTGGCCGACCCTACCATTTTTAAGGACAACGGCATCTATTACCTCTACGGCACCAAAAACGATCCCCGGATCGAGGGAGAAGGTTTCCTGGTCTATACCTCCAAAGACCTCAAAAACTGGCGGGGCCCGGCCGGTGTAAAAGAAGGATTCGCATTAAAAAAAGGCGATGCCTTCGGTACCAAAGGGTTCTGGGCTCCGCAGGTCTTCAAATACAAATCAAAATACTACATGGCCTATACGGCGAATGAACATATTGCCATAGCTACCGCCAACAGTCCGCTGGGGCCTTTTACGAACGATAAAACGGCCCTCGAAGCCCCGATAAAACAGATCGATCCTTTTGTTTTTTTCGATAACGGGAAAGTTTACATGTACCACGTCAGATTACAGCAGGGCAACAGGATATTTGTGGCTGAAATGACCAAAGACCTGAAGCAGATAAAACCGGAAACGCTGAAGGAATGTATCAACGCGCGGGAAGACTGGGAAAATACGGAAAACGCCGAATGGCCCGTATCCGAAGGGCCCACGGTAATGAAAAAGGGCAATCTTTACTATTTGCTCTACTCTGCCAACGATTTCAGGAATCCCGACTACGCCGTGGGATATGCCGTGAGCGATAATCCCCTGGGGCCCTGGAAAAAAGCCGGGGAAAACCCGATAATTTCCACCGGAAACACCGGGCAGCCCGGCACCGGGCACGGGGATATCATTACGGACGGCAATGGTTCCATGTATTACGTATTGCACACCCATTATTCGGATAAAAAAGTCCATCCCCGGAAAACAGCCCTGGTAAAGCTCCTTTTCAAGGACAACAAATTCAAAATCGACCCCGGCAGTTTCCGGTGGATCGGTTTATAA